A stretch of Mya arenaria isolate MELC-2E11 chromosome 14, ASM2691426v1 DNA encodes these proteins:
- the LOC128218431 gene encoding uncharacterized protein LOC128218431, whose protein sequence is MRFTLEEENDPTFLYTFICRERDFIQLCKNHNLHVGDSENLCEGILDCLREVKQSGLRVRPIQFELMKTVAHLKLPHLQIRWRPACKTRVTQHNKMRQEEKEALRKKLERKCREQRVEIQTMAEMRAENERMRAEIAELREEVRSLKEGANACTAPSTVMADQSRIPRPMAPAPATAHRSLFAAVGRTRPGFAAGRVTTATTTVRRTEPTTARSKSTSSRSTAAPAGSTTRTATRTTTSACSSAATAPSTSAGGQTAAPSTASAGGQTVEGGAARGRGKVSSKRKRHDDDGGQAKKKAAWR, encoded by the exons ATGAGGTTCACCCTAGAGGAGGAGAACGATCCAACATTTCTCTATACATTTATTTGCCGGGAGAGAGACTTTATTCA ATTGTGCAAAAACCACAACCTCCATGTTGGAGATTCGGAAAACTTGTGTGAGGGTATTCTCGATTGCCTTCGGGAGGTGAAGCAGTCAGG gcTCAGGGTTCGTCCCATACAATTTGAACTTATGAAGACGGTGGCCCACCTGAAGTTACCACATCTTCAGATCAGATGGAGACCGGCATGTAAGACCAGAGTCACACAACACAACAAG ATGCGACAAGAGGAGAAGGAGGCATTGAGGAAGAAGTTGGAGCGAAAATGCCGTGAACAGAGAGTGGAA attCAGACCATGGCAGAGATGAGGGCGGAGAATGAACGCATGAGAGCTGAGATTGCAGAATTGAGGGAGGAAGTCAGGTCTCTTAAAGAAGGGGCCAATGCGTGTACAGCCCCTTCAACTGTAATGGCAGATCAGAGCAGG ATCCCAAGGCCAATGGCTCCTGCCCCTGCCACTGCCCACAGGAGCCTTTTTGCAGCTGTGGGCAGAACGAGACCTGGCTTCGCTGCGGGAAGAGTTACTACAGCAACAACAACTGTGCGCAGGACAGAACCAACAACTGCGCGCAGTAAGTCAACTTCTTCCCGCAGCACGGCAGCACCTGCAGGCAGTACAACACGAACTGCAACACGAACTACAACATCAGCCTGCAGCTCTGCTGCCACTGCCCCCAGCACATCAGCTGGTGGGCAGACAGCTGCCCCCAGCACAGCATCAGCTGGTGGGCAGACGGTCGAGGGTGGGGCAGCTCGAGGTCGGGGAAAAGTTT catCAAAACGAAAACGTCATGATGACGATGGGGGGCAGGCAAAGAAGAAAGCAGCTTGGAggtga